In Tubulanus polymorphus chromosome 2, tnTubPoly1.2, whole genome shotgun sequence, a single window of DNA contains:
- the LOC141899306 gene encoding uncharacterized protein LOC141899306 isoform X6: MWKLREITDKVTNVVMNYSEVEAKVRDATNDDPWGPTGTVMQEIAQYTFTYEHFPEVMGMLWKRMLHDNKKNWRRVYKGLLLLAHLVRNGSERVVTSSREHIYDLRQLEAYTFVDENGKDQGINVRQKGKDLLELIQDDDRLRDERKRAKKNKDKYVGLSGESMAYRYSDRYDEEPRRKSKLDDFDEFDKGNKSKAVEALDKVKELWHSRSRSFDDGSDHSDDNDVYEPEDKNYEFHDDEEFTHIERTHTTKTEKITNRRTKKKVDLGAASNFGKETQSQNTSANEGPSLIDTMPHPNSSPDLFSDFQKAGTTSTNANGQFADFSNFDARQRSTSNSSSNFGDFSQFNNPQTQQSSGDFGDFSSFQSSSGNSNAAITRSSSVDLLAGLSHHIQPPLSAQPLQSTQPVLTHSQTQPTMNIGMGMQMNMNGQMIGMMSMPGQMPMAQQPMMSSQQPMSQIGVTQISSPPMGQVPMGIGVSQPQQPGMMGVMQPTANNNVPVGVMQPMSSNTSTVGMMPPISASAPATPMKSQHIPQSISNSNNTWAGVGVDISLDSLSPASKYQKQTAPSMNQLQQTSQQQFADFQGFANFDQSPGMGPGIAPNMYPQSQMFPMGTGPIPSQQQQQQPATQLTQQMSQLNMQAGGAPLMAPNMACTGEPEGSMGVQQTGGMMSMTMTRSQSSTLQQRADQAFSGLGSFTAK; encoded by the exons ATGTGGAAACTTAGAGAAATCACTGACAAAGT CACCAATGTGGTGATGAACTATTCTGAAGTCGAGGCAAAAGTTCGAGACGCTACGAATGACGATCCCTGGGGACCGACCGGTACCGTCATGCAAGAGATTGCGCAATATACGTTTACATACGAACACTTTCCAGAAGTGATGGGTATGCTGTGGAAACGTATGTTACACGATAATAAGAAAAACTGGCGCAGAGTTTATAAA ggATTATTACTTTTGGCTCATTTGGTGCGAAACGGTTCAGAGCGTGTTGTTACAAGCTCTAGAGAACATATCTATGATTTGCGACAACTTGAAGCGTACACATTCGTCGATGAAAATGGCAAAGACCAAGGCATTAATG TGCGACAAAAAGGAAAAGATCTGCTCGAATTGATACAAGACGACGACCGATTGAGGGATGAACGTAAACGAGCcaagaaaaataaagataaatacgTCGGCTTGTCAGGTGAATCAATGGCGTATCGCTATA gtgatagatatgaCGAAGAACCTCgacgaaaatcaaaattagatGATTTTGACGAGTTCGATAAAGGCAACAAATCCAAAGCCGTTGAAGCTTTAGATAAAGTAAAAGAACTATGGCACAGTCGAAGCCGAAGTTTTGATGATGGATCTGATCACAG tgatgataatgatgtatATGAACCAGAGGATAAGAATTATGAATTCCACGATGATGAAGAGTTCACTCATATCGAAAGAACTCACACTACGAAAACCGAAAAAATAACTAATCGACGGACCAAAAAGAAAGTTGACCTCGGTGCAGCTTCAAATTTTGGAAAAGAAACGCAA AGTCAAAATACATCTGCTAATGAAGGGCCGAGTCTAATTGATACAATGCCGCACCCAAATAGTAGTCCAGATCTATTCTCTGATTTCCAAAAAGCTGGCACCACTTCAACGAATGCCAATGGACAGTTTGCagatttttccaattttgaTGCTCGCCAGCGATCAACCTCAAACT CATCAAGTAATTTTGGTGATTTTTCTCAATTCAACAACCCTCAAACCCAACAAAG CTCTGGTGATTTCGGAGATTTCTCATCGTTTCAAAGCAGCAGTGGAAACTCGAATGCCGCTATAACTAGATCATCGTCCGTCGATCTATTAGCCGGGTTGTCTCATCACATTCAACCTCCACTGTCGGCGCAACCTCTACAGTCAACACAACCGGTGCTTACACATTCTCAAACGCAACCTACGATGAATATAGGTATGGGTATGCAGATGAATATGAATGGGCAGATGATTGGTATGATGTCGATGCCTGGACAAATGCCTATGGCGCAACAACCGATG ATGTCTAGTCAACAACCGATGTCACAAATAGGTGTTACTCAGATCAGCAGCCCTCCTATGGGTCAGGTGCCGATGGGAATAGGTGTTTCACAGCCACAGCAGCCG GGAATGATGGGTGTAATGCAACCAACAGCGAATAATAACGTACCGGTAGGAGTGATGCAACCGATGTCTTCGAATACTTCAACTGTGGGTATGATGCCACCTATATCTGCCAGTGCTCCTGCTACCCCTATGAAATCTCAACACATACCACAG TCAATTTCGAATTCCAATAATACCTGGGCCGGTGTTGGAGTCGATATAAGTCTAGATAGCCTCAGTCCGGCCAGtaaatatcaaaaacaaacaGCGCCGAGTATGAACCAACTACAACAGACTTCGCAACAACAGTTCGCAG ATTTTCAAGGTTTTGCCAATTTTGACCAATCTCCAG GTATGGGACCTGGAATTGCTCCAAATATGTATCCGCAAAGTCAGATGTTTCCAATGGGAACTGGACCTATTCCatcacagcagcagcagcagcagccagcTACTCAACTAACTCAACAGATGTCACAATTAAATATGCAGGCGGGAGGTGCTCCACTTATGGCTCCAAATATGG CTTGTACCGGTGAACCTGAAGGAA GTATGGGTGTACAACAAACTGGTGGCATGATGTCTATGACAATGACAAGGAGTCAATCGTCAACTTTACAACAGCGAGCTGATCAAGCCTTCTCCGGATTAGGTTCATTTACAGCCAAATAA